The Candidatus Methylomirabilota bacterium genome includes the window GCCTGGGGCCGGGCCAGGGGCTGCGGCTCGCCGCCGCCAATCGCATCCTCTGGGTGGCCGACGGCGCGATCCGCGTGGCACCGGCCGACACGACGCTCGAGCGCGGTCAAGCCTGGCACGGCGCCACGGCCTGCTCATTCACGAGCCCCGCCGGCGCCCACGTCCTCCGCTGGGAGCTGCTCACGCCGGCGACGCGCGGGCCGCTCGCCGAGACGATCGGGGGCGCCAGCAGCGCGTTGAAGCTCGAGCATCCGATCGCGCTCGATCCGTCCGCGCCGTACCTGATCCGCTGCGACCGCGTGGACTTCGCGCCCGGCGGCGAGGCGCGCCCGCACGGGCACCGCGGCGGCGGCATCCGCCGTTTGCTGGCCGGCGAGCTGGAGGTGAGGATCGGCGGGGCCCCGGGGCGCGCCATGAAGCCGGGCGACGCGTGGTTCGAGAGCGGCGTGGAGCCCGTCCATGCCCTGGCGTCGCCGCGGGAGCCCACGAGCTTCGTGCGCGTGTCGGTCCTGCCCCGGGCGCTGCGCGGGCAATCGTCGATCGTCTACGTCGATCCCGCCGACGCCGCGGTCAAGCCCCGGCAGTACACCGTCTACGTGGACGAGCCCATCGAGATCGCATGACGCGCAGTCGGGGTCCGGCGCTGCCCGCCGAGCTGCTCGAGCGCCTGTCCCAGCGGGACCTCCGGGCCCGGCTGGGTCGTGCGCTGCCCTTCGTCACTGTCGATGCCGAAGGCCGGCCCCACCCGATGCTGCTGTCCTACCTGGAGGTGCGCGCCTACGATCCGGGCACGCTGGGGCTGGTGATTCTGGCCAGGAGCCGTAGCGCCCGCAACCTGAGCGAGCGCCAGGTGGGCACGCTGCTGGTGATCGAGGCCGACACGGTGAGCTACGTGAAGACGCGGGCCATCGATGGCCCGCTGCCGGTGTCCGGCGGCGAGACGTTCGGGCTCGGCTACTTCCTGCTTGCGGTGGAGGACGTCCTGGAGGACGCCGCGGCCGAGTGGGAAGGCGGCATGACGATCACGAGCGGCATCCAGTACCGTCCGGTGCCCTCGCTCGACGAGCCGTGGGCGCGCGTCACGCTGGCCGCTCTGGCGGCCCCCCGCGCTACCGTCTAGTTGCGGGGCGGCTCCGAGTCCGAGGCCTCTTCGCGCTCGTCCAGGTCGCGATAGCGGCCCACCGTCACTTCCACGTCGGCCTTCCGGCCGTCACGCCAGACCGTGACACGGATCTTCTTGCCCACCGGCGCCGACGCGACCAGGCGCTGGAGGTCCCGGGGCCCGTCCAGGACGGTGCCGTCCAGGGCGAGGATGACGTCGTTGGCCCGGACCCCGCCGCGGTCCGCCGGCTCGCCCGGCATCACGGAGCGGATCAACACGCCCCGGGCCTCGCGCAGCTTGAGGCGGTCCAGGTCGTCCTCTTCCACCGCTGTGATGGCGACTCCCAGCCACCCCCACTCGATCCGGCCCTTGGCCACGAGCTGGGGGAGCAGCATCTGCACCAGGTTGGCCGGGATGGCGAAGCCGATCGAGCCGTTGCGCGCGGCCATGCTGTTGACGCCGACGACCTCGCCGGCCATGTTGATCAGCGGGCCGCCGGAGTTGCCGGGATTGATGGCGGCGTCCGTCTGGATGAAGTCGAAGCCCGGAGCGGCCACGGTGAGGGGTGAGCCCTTGCGGCTGACGATGCCGAAGGACACGCTGTGCTCGAGACCGAAGGGATGGCCCAGCGCCAGCACGAACTCGCCGACCCGCAGCCGGTTCGAGTTGCCGAAGCTCAGCGTGGGCAGATCTCCCACGCCCTCGATGCGGAGCACGGCGAGATCGACCCGGTTGTCACGCCCGATCACCTTCGCCGGGAAGCGCCGGCCGTCGTAGAGCCGCACCTGGGCCGACGTCACGCCGTCGACCACGTGGGCATTGGTGACGATCACGCCGTCCGGCTCGACGATGAAGCCGGAGCCCTGGCTGCGCCGCGGCTCGTCGAGATCGCGCTCCTCCTTCGGGCCGTCGCGCCGGACGCGCACGTGCACGAGCGCCGGCTTCAAGCGATCAGCCAGCCCGGCCAGCAGGTCGTTGAAACGCGCGAGCTCCGGCGCGACCGGGGCCGGCGAGGCGCTGTCGGCGCCGAGCGAGCCCGCGCAACCGGCGATGAGCGTGGCAGCGAGCAGCGTGACGAGCGGCGTGCGTAGCGACGAGCCTCGTATGCGTTGCATCCGGGCCTCCTTGCTTCGTGGAACCCGGATTATACAACCTCAGAGACCGGGTCGAGCCTCCGGTTCCGGTCTTATGCCACCAGGCACAAGGACGCACGGCCCCGTGCCGGGCGGACACGCGACGACGGGAGGCGCGTGAACCTCGCGATCGTTGACCCGGCGCTCCCAGTGCCCTGGCACGTGGAGCAAACCGTCAGAACCGGTGACGTAGCGATCGGGAACCCACACGCGATCGCGGGGAGCCGCCTTCGGCGCCGGCGCAGCGGGAAGCGGGCGAGTCACCGCCCGGTTCAGCCGATTGATCGCCCGCGACCCCGCGCTGGTCGCCGGCTGGAAGCCGAGGCCCGCCCAGACGAGCGTCAGCGTGGCGAGCAGGCGAGCGACGGCTGTGACGGTTTCGGACCTCATGGTGCAATTGTCTCGCACGATCGCGGGCGCCGCCACTGCTCGCCGTTCGGCGCGGCGAGCTGCCCTTCTCTTAGCGACTGACCTCGCCCACCAGATGACCGAGCTCGGGGATCAGCAATTTCTCCAGGGCGAGCCGGCAGGCGTTCGGCGAGCCCGGGAGCGAGGCGACGATGCGCCGCTGCACGACGCCGAGCTGGGCCCGGGAGAGCATCGCGGCCGGCCCGATCTCCTGGTAGGAGAGCACGCGGAACAGCTCGCCGAAGCCGGGCAGGCGCTTGTCGAGCAGGGAGTCCACGGCTTCGTAGGTGGAGTCGCGCGAGGTGATCCCCGTCCCGCCGGTGAGGACGATCGCCTGGATGCCGGGCTCGGCCGCCGCCTCCCGCACGATGCGCGCGACCTCGGCCGGCTCGTCGCGGACGATGCGCGAGCCGGCCACCCGGTGGCCGGCGCCTTCGAGGAGCTCGCGAATCAGCTTGCCGCTCGTGTCGGTCTCTTCCGTCTTGGTGTCGGAGATCGTGAGGACGAAGCAGACCACCGACTTGGGCGCGTACGCTTTGTGGGCGTCCGGCGTGGCGGCGGTGGGCCGGCTCATCGCGCGCCGGCCGCCTCCGCGCCATACGCGCGATCCAGCACCTCCACGAGGTGCAGCACGCGCGTCGGGGCCCCGTGAGCGCGCAGCCCGGCCTGGATCTGTAGGATACAGCCGGGATTCGCCGTCACCACGGCTTCGGCGCCCGTGGCCTGAACGTGTCCGACCTTGCGGTGCAGGAGCCTCGTCGCCATCTCGGGCTGGGTCAGGTTGTAGATGCCCGCCGAGCCGCAGCACCAGTCGGACTCCTTCAGCTCGACCACCTTGAGCCCGGGCACCTGGGCCAGGAGCGCGCGCGGCTGGCTCCGGATCTTCTGGCCGTGCACCACGTGACAGGGATCGTGGTAGGTGACCGTCATCGGCACCGGCCGCAACGGGCCACGCAGCGGCTCCTGGGCCAGGAACTCCGCGATGTCCCGGACGGCGCCGGCCACCCGGCGGGCCCGCTCCGCGCAGGCGGGGTCGCCGGCCAGCAGCGTGCCGTACGCCTTCATGTGCGCCCCGCAGCCCGAGGTGTTGACCACGATGGCGTCGACCTCGGCTCGCGAGAACACGTCGACGAGGGCCCGCGCCATCGCCAGCGCGCGGTCGTGATCGCCGCCGTGCGCGTTCAGCGCGCCGCAGCAGCCCTGCTCCTGCGGCACCACGACCTCCCAGCCGTTCCGGGCCAGCAGACGCACCGTGGCCTGGTTGTGGGCGCCGAAGGCGACGGACTGTACGCAGCCCGTGAGCAGAGCCACGCGCCCCCGTCGCTCGCCCTGCGCGGGGGTCAACGCGGGGAGCCGTCCTCGCTCGCTCGCCTGAGGCAAGGGCGGCAGTAGGGCCTCCCACGCAGGCAGAGGTCCGGGGAGCAACCTCACGAGCCCGGCGCGCCGGGCCACCGTCTGCAGACCGCTCGCCTGGTAGGCGCGCAGCCCGGCGGCGGCGAGCCGGAGCCCCGCTGGACGACCCAGCAGGAGCTCGAAGTTGACCCACCGGAAGAGCCGGCGGAGCAGGCTGCCGGGCCGCTGGTGCTCGATCGCCGCCTTGGCCGCTTCGATGAGGCGGCCATAGGGCACGCCGGCCGGGCAGACGGTCTCGCACGCCCGGCAGTCCAGACACAGACCCAGGTGCTCGATCACGGAGTCGCTCATCGCGATGCGGCCCTCGGCGAGCGACTTGATGAGGAAGATGCGGCCTCGTGGCGAGTCCATCTCGGTACCCAGCTCCGAGAAGGTGGGGCAGTAGGCCAGACAGAGGCCGCAGTGCACGCACTGGTTCACCCCCTCCACCGACAGGTCGCCCAGCATCAGCGGGCCAGTGGGGCGAGCGGCGTGCTCGGAGATGGTCGGGGGCATGGCTCAGATCCCGGCCACGAAGCGGCCCGGGTTCAGGATGGCGAGCGGATCGAGCTGGGCCTTGATCCGCTGCATGATGCGGCCGGCGGCCCCGGGCGCATCCCACACGGGGACGAGCGCCTTGACGGTGAGCGGCGCCCACTCCAGCACCGCGTAGCCCCCGCCGGCGCCGGCCATGCCGCGCCAGTCCTCGAGCACGGCGGCGATCGCCGCGGGATCCGCCTGCCCGCCGGGTGAGAAGACGGCGGCGGTCAGCACGCCGACGCCGGCGTGGGCGCTCCACGCGCTGAGCAGGCCCCGCTGCCGGACCGCGTTGGCCCCCTGCTCCATCACGTCGGCGACGGTGACCGGCAGCACGACAAGCTTCATCACCGCGGCCGGCGTCGCGAAGGCCGCCCGGGCCGCTGTGCACAGCCGCGACCACGCCTCGTCGGGCAGCGGGGCGATCCCGTGGCCGCCCAGCGGCGCCGTCAACCGCCGCAGCTCGTCGCACTGCCAGGCCACCTGCTCGGCCAGGCCGTCGAAGCCGACCACCAGGCTGGCGCCTGGCCCCGAGCCCAGGCTGCGCCCGGCCTCGGCATCCAGGAGCTCGAGCGCGCTCGGAATGAGGTCGGAGCCGGTGACGGTCCGCACCGCGGTTCCGGCATCCTTCAGCCGATCGAACCGCACGGCGACGAGACGCTCGGCGTCCGGGAGCGGCCGGAGCTTCACCGTGACTTCCACGATGATGCCCAGCGTCCCGAACGAGCCGACGAAGAGCTTGGGCAGATCGTATCCCGCGACGTTCTTCACGACCTTGCCGCCTCCGCGCACCAGGGCGCCTTCGCCGGTCACCACGGTGACGCCGATGAGCAGATCGCGCGGCGTGCCGTAGAGATGCCGCCGCGGGCCGGAGGCATTGGCGGCGATCACGCCGCCAATGGTCGCGCGCTCGGCGTCCGGGGGGTCCAGCGAGAGCCACTGGCCCCGGGCCCGCAGCGCGGTCTGCAGCGCCGCCACCGGCATCCCCGCCTCGACGGTGGCCGTCAGGTCGCCGGGCTCGTGCTCGAGCAGCCGGGCCATCCGGGCCAGGCCCAGGACCAGCCCGGCGCGGGCGGCGGGGGTCCCCAGGCTGGCGGCCGTGCCGCCGCCCCAGGGGACGATCGGCACGCCCTCCGTCGCGGCCAGGGCGACGACCGCTCGCACCTCGTCGACCGAGCCCGGGAAGACCGCCGCCTCCGGCGAACGCCCCTCCACGACGTAGGGCCCCAGGTCCACGGCCGTGAGCAGGTTGGGGGGGCCGACGATCGAGCGGAGCTTGTCGAGCAGCGCGTCCTCCTCGGAGCGGACAACGCCCGCGCTAGAAGCGCTGGGCCAGGCCTTTTTCTTCGATGGGATGCGGCCGGTAGGCGCTGGGGCCCGCCTCGCCGCACGACTTCCGCGTCGGGAACACCTTGCCGGGGTTGCAGCGGCCTGTGGGATTGAAGGCGCGCTTGAGCCCCTGCATGAACTCCAGGTCGGCCGGCGAGAAGATGAAGGCCATGAAATCGGCCTTCTCCAGCCCGATGCCATGCTCCCCCGAGATCGAGCCGCCGACTTCGGCGCAGAGCCTCATGATCTCGGCGCCCGCCTGCACCACGCGTTCCTCCTCGCCGGACACGCGCGGGTCGTAGAGGATGTTGGGATGGAGGTTGCCGTCGCCGGCGTGGAAGACGTTGCCCACGCGCAGCCCGTGGCTGGCGACGATCTCGTTCACGCGGGCCAGCACGTAGGGCAGCTTCGTCCGGGGGATCACACCGTCCATCACCATGTAGGCTGGCGAGATCCGGCCGTACGCGCCGAACGCCGACTTGCGGCCCTTCCAGAGCAGCTGGCGCTCCGCCTCGTCCCGGGCCGCTCGTACCTCGCGGGCGCCGCTGTCCCGGCACGCCTGCACGATTCGCTCGGTCTGGGCCGACATGCCCTCGGCCAGCCCGTCCAGCTCCACCAGCACCGCGGCCGCCGCATCACGCGGGTAGCCGCAGCCGAACGCGTCCTCCACCGCCTGGATGGTGAGCCGGTCGATCATCTCGACCGCGGCGGGCACGAGCCCGCGTGCGATCACCTCGGAGACCGCGGCGGAAGCCTGCTCCACGCGGTCGAAAACCGCCAGGACCGTCTTCACCGCCTGCGGCTTGCGCAGGATGCGCACGACGATCTTGGTGGCGATGCCGAACGTCCCCTCGGAGCCCACGAAGATGCCGGGCAGGTCGTAGCCCTGCGACTCGCGCGTCTTGCCGCCGAGCCACACGATCTCGCCGTCGGGCATCACGACCTCGAGGCCCAGCACGTGGTTGACGGTGACGCCGTACTTGAGGGTGTGGGGGCCGCCGGAATTGTTGGCGATGTTCCCGCCGATCGTGCAGGCCTGCTGACTGGACGGGTCGGGAGCGTAGTAGTACCCGGCCGGCCCCACCGCCCAGGACAGATGCAGGTTCACCAGCCCGGGCTCGACGACCGCGACCTGGTTGTCGTAGTCGACCTCCAGCACGCGGTTCATCCGCATGAGCGAGATGACGATGCCGCCCTCGGCCGGCAAGCAGCCTCCCGACAGCCCCGTGCCCGCCCCGCGAGCAACGAAGGGCAGGTCCTCACGGTTGGCCAGCTTCACGATGGCCGAGACGTGCTCGGCGGAGGTGGGGAACACCACGAAGTCGGCGAGCGCCCGGAACAGGGTGAGGCCGTCGGACTCGTAGACCAGCAGCTCGTCGGGGTCGCTGAGGACCGCTCCCCGCCCGACCAGCGCCTCGAGCTCGCGGCGCAGGTCGCGTTTGCGGGCGTCGGTGAGGACTGCCATGGCCATTCGAATTATACCGCGGGCGGCGGGTGCGGGGCCCGCGGCTGGGCGGCTCGCGCCTGGAGTCGCGGGAGGGGCTCCCGAGACCACGAGGCTGGCGGCCGCAGGGACCGGGGGTGACTGGGCTCCACCGACGCGTGAGGCCCGGTAATAGGCGGCGGGAAACGAGTCTCGGGACCCCTCCCGCGACTCCAGGCGCCGGCTGGCCAGCCCCGGGGCTTAGCAATCGGGTTCGGAAGGGGACGAATCAGGCGGCGGGCGTCAGGGCGCGGGCGACGGCGCGGAGGTCGGTGATGAACCGCTGCCGCTCCCGGCGGCGGGTCTCGTCGTCGGGAGCTCGCAGCACGGCGGATGGGTGCACGGTGGCCAGCACGCGCGGCGCCAGCGGCGAGGAGACGAACTGCCCGCGGTCGCGGCTCACGCGGAACTGACGCCCGAGCAGGGCCTGGGCCGCGGTGGCGCCCAGGCAGACGATCACCCGCGGCTGCACCACGGCGATCTCGGCGTCGAGCCAGGGCCGACAGGCGGTGATCTCGCCGGCGCTGGGCTTGGCATGGATGCGGCGCTTGCCGCGCGGCTCCCACTTGAAGTGCTTGACCACGTTCGTCACGTAGACCTGGGCGCGATCGATGCCGGATTCGGCCAGGGCTTCGTCGAGCAGCCGGCCGGCCGGCCCGACGAATGGCCGGCCCGAGAGATCTTCCTCGTGGCCGGGCTGCTCGCCGACCAGCATCACGCGCGCCGGCGGCGTTCCCTCGCCGAACACCGTCTGAGTCGCGCGCCGGTACAGCTCGCATCCCGTGCACCGGGCCGAGGCGGCCCGGAGCCTGGGCAGGGTCGGATCGTCGGGCACGAACGCCGAGGCGGACATCGATTCGATTGTACGACCCGCCGGATGGGACGGCGGAGCCGGCGGCGGTCAGGTCTCGCCCAGGAGCGTGCGGGCCGCGCGCGCGATAGCCTCGGCATCGATGCCGTAGTGCTGATAGAGCGCCGCCCGGCTCCCCGACTGGCCGAAGTGGTCCACGCCCAGCGCGAGTTGGGGGACGCCGAGCGCCGAGCCCAGGAAGGCCAGCGCGTGCGAGTGGCCGTCCAGCACGGAGACCACGGGCACGCCTTCCTCCTCGGCGCTGACCAGTTGCTCCAGATGCGGACGCGATTGCCGCAAGCCCCGGTAGAGACGGTCCGGGCTCGTCACCACGAAGACGCTGGCCAGGATCCCCGACTGCCGGAGCCGCCGGCTGGCGGCCACGGCGTCGGCCACCATCACGCCGGTGGCGAAGAGGTGCACGGCGTTGCTCTCAGGGTCCCAGCCCGGCTCGGCGCGGGCGTCCACCAGGCGGTAGCCGCCCGCCAGCACGGCGTCGCGGTAGGAGTCCGACGGGGCTGGCGCCAGGGTCTGGTCGAGCGGGCGGGTCGACAACCGCAAGTAGAGGCTGTCGCCGCGACGCGCGGCCACGTCGGCCAGCGCCGTCAGCAGGATCCATTCGACCTCCCGCGCGAATGCGGGCTCGTAATACGCCAGGTCGGGCAGCGCAACGCCGATGCCCGGGGTGATCACCGACTGGTGAGCGCCGCCCTCGGCGGCCAGGCTCACCCCCGAGGGTGTCGCCACGACGACGAACCGGGCGCCCGCATAGAGAGCGTGGTACAGCGCGTCGAGCCCGCGGGCCAGGAACGGATCGTAGAGCGTGCCGATGGGCAGGAGCGTCGTGCCCTGGAGCTCATGGGCCAGCCCCAGCGCGCCGAGCAGGAGAAAGAGGTTGTGCTCGGCGATGCCGAGCTCGATGTGCTGCCCCCGGGGGGACTCCCGCCACGGCACCGCCAGCGGAAGCTCGCCGAAGTAGTTGGGCTTGTCCTGCGGGAAATAGACGCCCCGTCGATTGATCCAGCCGGCCAGATGCGTGGTGACCGCGACGTCGGCCGACACCGTGACCACGGCGTCGGCCACCGGCAGCCGACTCAACGCCCCCAGCACCCTCCCGAAAGCCTCCTGGGTCGAGAGGTCGCCGGCATACGACTCCTCCAGAGCGCGCGGCACCGGCACCGCCGGCGCCCGCGGTGCAGGCGGCGCGAACAGCGGTGGCAGTCGACGAATCCACTCCGCTTCCGGGCTGCCCTCGGCGAACCCCGACCATTCGTCGCCGGCGTTCAGGCCCATCGCCGCGCGCAGCTCCTCGATCTGGGCGCCGGTGAGCAGCGCGGTGTGGTTGAGCGGGTCGCCGGCCAGGGGCAGTCCCCAGCCCTTGATCGTGTGGGCGAGGATGACGGTGGGGCGCTGCGGCTCCCGAGCCGCCTCGGCCAGCGCATCGAGGATCGCCGCGATGTCGTGTCCGCCGACGTCCTGGATGAGCCCGGCCAGCTCGTCGTCGGTGAGCTCGGCGAGAAGCGACTCCGTGGTCACCAGCGCCTTGCGGACCGCCGCCGGTCCCAGCCGGAGCAGGCTCTGATACTCCGCATAGGGCATGCTCTCCAGCCGCTCCTGCAGCCTGGGTCCACCGCGACGCGCGAACAGCGCGTGCAGACGCCGGCCCCAGCGGAGCTCGATCACCCGCCATCCGAGGCCGGCGAACAGCGCGGGGAGCTGGCGCCGCCGGACGTCGGGCGCGATCCGATCGAGGCTCTGGCGGTTGACGTCGACGAGCCACACCACGTTGGGGAGGCGTCCGACCACCTCCTCGGCCAGCGCCTCCCACACGTTGCCCTCGTCCAGCTCGGCGTCGCCGACCATGACGATGACGCGTTCGGCCGCGCCGGGCGCGCCGTGATCGAGCAGGTAGCGCGTGGTCAGCGCGGCGAACGTGGCCTGCACCGCGCCGAGCCCCATCGATCCGGTCGTGAGCTCGACGAGGTCCGGGTTCTTGCGTCGGCTGGGATAGGCCTGCAGACCACCGAAGCTGCGCAGCTCGCGCAGGGCGGCGGCGTCCAGACGCCCGCGGAGATACTGCGCCGCGTAGAGCGCCGGCGCCGCGTGCGCCTTGACGGCCACGAGATCGCCGGGGCCGAGCGCCTTGAAGTAGAGCGCGGTGAGCAGTGAGACGGCCGAGGCCGACGAGGCCTGATGGCCACCGACCTTGACGCCGTCGGCGTTCGGCCGGAGCGCGTTGGCATGATGCACCATCCAGGTGCTCAGCCACAGGACGCGGCGCTGGATACGCTCCAAAACCTCTAGTTCCGTCATCCTCCTCGAGACTCTACTCGGCCGCTCTGGGCTCGACAACCTCTTGACGGCAACCTAGCGGCGCGGGGACTATACCCTGCCCACTTATGGAGACACGCCCGCCCAGGCCGGCTCCGGGGAGCGTCATGCTGTTCATCGTGGCGCGCGACCACCCGGCGCTGTACGAGACCCTGCTGCGGGAATTTGGGGCCGAACGCGACGTCGCGGTACTCTACGACCGCCGGTTCGGTGAACGGCGGGGGCAGCAGGTGGCGTGGCCCGATGAGCGCCGGCGGGGCGAGCGTCGAATCCGCCCCGACGTCGACGCCCAGCTGGCGTCGCTCGGCTGGGCCCTGGTTCGCCGCGCTCGAGCGGCGCGACAGGGCGGGCCGCTGTCTGGTGCCCGAGAGAGCGACGACCGGTGACCGGCGCCGGCGTCGAAGAGGGGGTTCACATGCAGCGGCG containing:
- a CDS encoding pyridoxamine 5'-phosphate oxidase family protein produces the protein MTRSRGPALPAELLERLSQRDLRARLGRALPFVTVDAEGRPHPMLLSYLEVRAYDPGTLGLVILARSRSARNLSERQVGTLLVIEADTVSYVKTRAIDGPLPVSGGETFGLGYFLLAVEDVLEDAAAEWEGGMTITSGIQYRPVPSLDEPWARVTLAALAAPRATV
- a CDS encoding trypsin-like peptidase domain-containing protein — encoded protein: MQRIRGSSLRTPLVTLLAATLIAGCAGSLGADSASPAPVAPELARFNDLLAGLADRLKPALVHVRVRRDGPKEERDLDEPRRSQGSGFIVEPDGVIVTNAHVVDGVTSAQVRLYDGRRFPAKVIGRDNRVDLAVLRIEGVGDLPTLSFGNSNRLRVGEFVLALGHPFGLEHSVSFGIVSRKGSPLTVAAPGFDFIQTDAAINPGNSGGPLINMAGEVVGVNSMAARNGSIGFAIPANLVQMLLPQLVAKGRIEWGWLGVAITAVEEDDLDRLKLREARGVLIRSVMPGEPADRGGVRANDVILALDGTVLDGPRDLQRLVASAPVGKKIRVTVWRDGRKADVEVTVGRYRDLDEREEASDSEPPRN
- a CDS encoding transketolase C-terminal domain-containing protein — translated: MTELEVLERIQRRVLWLSTWMVHHANALRPNADGVKVGGHQASSASAVSLLTALYFKALGPGDLVAVKAHAAPALYAAQYLRGRLDAAALRELRSFGGLQAYPSRRKNPDLVELTTGSMGLGAVQATFAALTTRYLLDHGAPGAAERVIVMVGDAELDEGNVWEALAEEVVGRLPNVVWLVDVNRQSLDRIAPDVRRRQLPALFAGLGWRVIELRWGRRLHALFARRGGPRLQERLESMPYAEYQSLLRLGPAAVRKALVTTESLLAELTDDELAGLIQDVGGHDIAAILDALAEAAREPQRPTVILAHTIKGWGLPLAGDPLNHTALLTGAQIEELRAAMGLNAGDEWSGFAEGSPEAEWIRRLPPLFAPPAPRAPAVPVPRALEESYAGDLSTQEAFGRVLGALSRLPVADAVVTVSADVAVTTHLAGWINRRGVYFPQDKPNYFGELPLAVPWRESPRGQHIELGIAEHNLFLLLGALGLAHELQGTTLLPIGTLYDPFLARGLDALYHALYAGARFVVVATPSGVSLAAEGGAHQSVITPGIGVALPDLAYYEPAFAREVEWILLTALADVAARRGDSLYLRLSTRPLDQTLAPAPSDSYRDAVLAGGYRLVDARAEPGWDPESNAVHLFATGVMVADAVAASRRLRQSGILASVFVVTSPDRLYRGLRQSRPHLEQLVSAEEEGVPVVSVLDGHSHALAFLGSALGVPQLALGVDHFGQSGSRAALYQHYGIDAEAIARAARTLLGET
- a CDS encoding FAD-linked oxidase C-terminal domain-containing protein encodes the protein MAMAVLTDARKRDLRRELEALVGRGAVLSDPDELLVYESDGLTLFRALADFVVFPTSAEHVSAIVKLANREDLPFVARGAGTGLSGGCLPAEGGIVISLMRMNRVLEVDYDNQVAVVEPGLVNLHLSWAVGPAGYYYAPDPSSQQACTIGGNIANNSGGPHTLKYGVTVNHVLGLEVVMPDGEIVWLGGKTRESQGYDLPGIFVGSEGTFGIATKIVVRILRKPQAVKTVLAVFDRVEQASAAVSEVIARGLVPAAVEMIDRLTIQAVEDAFGCGYPRDAAAAVLVELDGLAEGMSAQTERIVQACRDSGAREVRAARDEAERQLLWKGRKSAFGAYGRISPAYMVMDGVIPRTKLPYVLARVNEIVASHGLRVGNVFHAGDGNLHPNILYDPRVSGEEERVVQAGAEIMRLCAEVGGSISGEHGIGLEKADFMAFIFSPADLEFMQGLKRAFNPTGRCNPGKVFPTRKSCGEAGPSAYRPHPIEEKGLAQRF
- a CDS encoding MogA/MoaB family molybdenum cofactor biosynthesis protein, which gives rise to MSRPTAATPDAHKAYAPKSVVCFVLTISDTKTEETDTSGKLIRELLEGAGHRVAGSRIVRDEPAEVARIVREAAAEPGIQAIVLTGGTGITSRDSTYEAVDSLLDKRLPGFGELFRVLSYQEIGPAAMLSRAQLGVVQRRIVASLPGSPNACRLALEKLLIPELGHLVGEVSR
- a CDS encoding UdgX family uracil-DNA binding protein (This protein belongs to the uracil DNA glycosylase superfamily, members of which act in excision repair of DNA. However, it belongs more specifically to UdgX branch, whose founding member was found to bind uracil in DNA (where it does not belong), without cleaving it, appears to promote DNA repair by a pathway involving RecA, rather than base excision.), producing the protein MSASAFVPDDPTLPRLRAASARCTGCELYRRATQTVFGEGTPPARVMLVGEQPGHEEDLSGRPFVGPAGRLLDEALAESGIDRAQVYVTNVVKHFKWEPRGKRRIHAKPSAGEITACRPWLDAEIAVVQPRVIVCLGATAAQALLGRQFRVSRDRGQFVSSPLAPRVLATVHPSAVLRAPDDETRRRERQRFITDLRAVARALTPAA
- a CDS encoding FAD-binding oxidoreductase, which gives rise to MDLGPYVVEGRSPEAAVFPGSVDEVRAVVALAATEGVPIVPWGGGTAASLGTPAARAGLVLGLARMARLLEHEPGDLTATVEAGMPVAALQTALRARGQWLSLDPPDAERATIGGVIAANASGPRRHLYGTPRDLLIGVTVVTGEGALVRGGGKVVKNVAGYDLPKLFVGSFGTLGIIVEVTVKLRPLPDAERLVAVRFDRLKDAGTAVRTVTGSDLIPSALELLDAEAGRSLGSGPGASLVVGFDGLAEQVAWQCDELRRLTAPLGGHGIAPLPDEAWSRLCTAARAAFATPAAVMKLVVLPVTVADVMEQGANAVRQRGLLSAWSAHAGVGVLTAAVFSPGGQADPAAIAAVLEDWRGMAGAGGGYAVLEWAPLTVKALVPVWDAPGAAGRIMQRIKAQLDPLAILNPGRFVAGI
- a CDS encoding heterodisulfide reductase-related iron-sulfur binding cluster, which gives rise to MPPTISEHAARPTGPLMLGDLSVEGVNQCVHCGLCLAYCPTFSELGTEMDSPRGRIFLIKSLAEGRIAMSDSVIEHLGLCLDCRACETVCPAGVPYGRLIEAAKAAIEHQRPGSLLRRLFRWVNFELLLGRPAGLRLAAAGLRAYQASGLQTVARRAGLVRLLPGPLPAWEALLPPLPQASERGRLPALTPAQGERRGRVALLTGCVQSVAFGAHNQATVRLLARNGWEVVVPQEQGCCGALNAHGGDHDRALAMARALVDVFSRAEVDAIVVNTSGCGAHMKAYGTLLAGDPACAERARRVAGAVRDIAEFLAQEPLRGPLRPVPMTVTYHDPCHVVHGQKIRSQPRALLAQVPGLKVVELKESDWCCGSAGIYNLTQPEMATRLLHRKVGHVQATGAEAVVTANPGCILQIQAGLRAHGAPTRVLHLVEVLDRAYGAEAAGAR